One segment of Methanobacterium formicicum DSM 3637 DNA contains the following:
- a CDS encoding DUF1156 domain-containing protein: protein MGKKRLIENIFPLDLISDETRKEKDGRPPLFGIHHWWNRTPLTLARAMVLAALLPEDFPLNEFQSLMGLEESKVTGSDENSTQKLEKPQKRAYNHNLTKEEVQRLKSIYQEDLGVDRPLILDPFSGAGSIPFESLKIGCDVLSGDYSPLACLIQQATIEYPARYSKKLWLDLDETFKNIIKEAFDSLKEFYPQNNGQDVATYLHAWVVRCPECGFQNPLVSQWWLAKRRKKRIYLDYTIHKDQIKFTINNEGTPPQGNISGGEAQCLKCNETLSGNYILREIMQNEDEMLLATVTLGENGKKYSLPTSEDLKAMEKAREISKDIDDYIHIQDLLPLDEIPDDIRGKNNVKPYLKYWHKLLNPRQKILFSNLIESIKEYSDSEKSDYQNNNSRKSNSTYRASVTEEADYTRAVITYLAFMVGKHINRNCRSTRYNRKLENITGTVSQPGIPLLWDHTETNPFVTSSGSLTVIKDEILKGLEYSENSILKSSNILKSSIPNPSVNGLKSSMHNPGKGGLETSIHNPGTSGLKIRNESILQSSFKSPLIVTHIPYRDDVQYAEMSDFFYVFEKSALGCCSDLPSESPKTEDLSISGIRSTEYFNYLFQESLQKLHSLLTDEGLLVLYFQPENFKSWKHLLGVLLESGFKITALWPIHTQEPRNPILADFASFKSSLIVVARKSNVNPERKDNTYGVRKSNNNSTVNHNNKCEIFSIENLVKKVDPESLESRIKEFWDYGLRGTDLTISLAGYILSQDDDISGEIPSIKRARDKETNPNNGNLNLVDLLTVSQQKIMHWVLNQFTTEYEDMDTPTRFYLFCRLSGLDGMSVDTANLILKTLDMNLETIKRAGFIKMIKKGRKKGLKILQFHERLDINIEYQIDAAHIALNLYEMVGISKVQSFLKKNPDKNYVNIISTLSKIGFKDLEQELSEGIINSRDIVEKSIRDSLI from the coding sequence ATAGGTAAAAAAAGACTCATTGAAAACATTTTCCCACTGGACTTAATCAGTGACGAAACCCGTAAAGAAAAGGATGGCCGTCCACCCCTTTTTGGCATACATCACTGGTGGAACCGTACACCATTAACTCTCGCCAGGGCCATGGTCCTGGCAGCACTTTTACCAGAAGACTTCCCCCTCAATGAATTTCAATCCTTAATGGGACTTGAAGAGTCTAAAGTAACCGGATCGGATGAAAATTCTACTCAAAAATTAGAAAAACCTCAAAAAAGAGCTTACAATCATAATTTAACCAAGGAAGAAGTTCAAAGATTAAAAAGTATTTATCAAGAGGATTTAGGTGTTGATAGGCCCCTAATTTTAGATCCATTTAGTGGGGCGGGTAGTATTCCCTTTGAATCCCTTAAGATTGGATGTGATGTTTTATCTGGTGATTACAGTCCCCTGGCCTGTTTGATCCAGCAGGCAACCATCGAGTATCCTGCCAGATACAGTAAGAAACTGTGGCTGGATCTGGATGAAACTTTTAAAAACATAATTAAGGAAGCCTTTGATTCTCTTAAAGAGTTTTACCCCCAGAACAATGGGCAGGATGTGGCAACATACCTCCACGCATGGGTTGTCCGTTGCCCGGAGTGTGGTTTTCAAAATCCCCTGGTAAGCCAGTGGTGGCTGGCAAAGCGCCGCAAGAAAAGAATATACTTGGATTACACCATCCATAAAGACCAGATAAAATTCACGATTAATAATGAAGGCACACCACCACAGGGTAATATATCCGGGGGAGAGGCACAATGTCTTAAATGTAACGAAACATTAAGCGGAAATTACATTCTCCGTGAAATAATGCAAAACGAGGATGAAATGCTCCTGGCCACAGTCACCTTAGGGGAAAATGGTAAAAAGTACTCATTACCCACCAGTGAAGATTTGAAAGCTATGGAAAAGGCCAGAGAGATTAGTAAAGATATTGATGATTACATTCATATTCAGGATTTACTCCCACTGGATGAAATTCCCGATGATATTAGGGGAAAAAACAATGTGAAACCGTACCTCAAGTACTGGCACAAACTCCTGAATCCACGGCAAAAAATATTGTTCAGCAATCTTATTGAATCCATCAAAGAATACAGTGATTCTGAAAAAAGTGACTATCAAAACAATAATTCTAGAAAAAGTAACTCCACATACCGTGCTTCCGTAACTGAAGAAGCAGATTACACCAGAGCGGTGATAACTTACCTTGCATTTATGGTGGGTAAACATATTAACCGAAACTGTCGGTCTACCCGGTACAACCGGAAACTGGAAAACATCACTGGAACAGTTTCACAACCTGGAATTCCTTTACTGTGGGATCACACCGAAACCAACCCATTTGTAACAAGTTCAGGCAGCTTAACTGTTATAAAAGATGAAATCTTAAAGGGTCTGGAGTACTCAGAAAACAGTATACTTAAAAGTTCAAATATCCTCAAAAGTTCAATCCCTAATCCAAGTGTAAATGGTCTGAAAAGTTCAATGCATAACCCAGGTAAAGGTGGTCTGGAAACTTCAATCCATAACCCCGGTACAAGTGGTCTGAAAATCAGGAATGAGTCCATTCTCCAGTCCAGTTTCAAATCACCACTGATTGTAACCCACATACCCTACAGGGATGATGTGCAGTATGCAGAGATGAGTGACTTTTTCTATGTTTTTGAAAAATCTGCCCTAGGTTGCTGCAGTGATCTGCCCTCAGAATCCCCTAAAACTGAGGATCTTTCCATCAGTGGGATAAGATCCACTGAATACTTCAACTACTTATTCCAGGAATCATTACAAAAACTCCATTCCTTGCTTACTGATGAGGGATTATTGGTTCTTTATTTCCAACCGGAAAACTTTAAATCATGGAAACATCTTTTAGGGGTGTTGCTGGAATCTGGTTTTAAGATAACCGCCCTCTGGCCTATCCATACCCAGGAACCCAGAAATCCTATACTTGCTGATTTTGCTTCTTTCAAGTCATCCCTGATTGTGGTAGCCCGTAAAAGTAATGTAAACCCTGAAAGAAAAGATAACACCTATGGTGTAAGAAAAAGTAACAACAACAGTACAGTAAACCATAACAACAAATGTGAAATATTTTCCATTGAAAATCTCGTTAAAAAGGTAGATCCTGAATCCCTGGAAAGCCGGATCAAAGAATTCTGGGATTATGGTCTCCGGGGAACAGACCTCACCATTTCTCTGGCAGGATACATTTTAAGCCAGGATGATGATATTTCTGGAGAAATTCCATCAATTAAGAGAGCAAGAGATAAAGAGACTAATCCTAATAATGGAAATCTTAATTTAGTTGATTTATTAACTGTTTCTCAACAAAAAATCATGCACTGGGTTCTCAATCAATTCACAACAGAATATGAAGATATGGATACACCCACCAGGTTTTACCTCTTCTGCCGGCTGAGCGGATTGGATGGGATGAGTGTGGATACTGCTAATTTAATACTCAAAACATTGGATATGAATCTGGAAACTATTAAAAGAGCAGGATTTATCAAGATGATTAAAAAAGGCCGCAAGAAGGGGTTG